The Candidatus Neomarinimicrobiota bacterium genome contains the following window.
CCCCGACCGCCTTGCGAGTGCCGATCTCTCTGGTGCGCTCCATTACCGATACCAGCATGATGTTCATTATTCCGATGCCGGCCACCAGCAGCGATATGCCGGCGATCCCTATCGCTGCTATCCGAATATATAGCGTGAAGTCCAGCATGGTGCTCATGATGGACTCGGCCGTCAGCACCTCGAAGTCGTTTTCTTCGCCCAACGGCACCTTGCGCCGCACCCGCATCAGGGCTACGGTCTCATCGATGGCCTGATCGATACTCTGAGTATCCCAGGCCCGCAGGAACAGGCCCGTGGAAGACATGCTGCGTCGGCTGGTGGCGTATAGCTTCTTGTAGGCCGTAATCGGGATGATGACCACGTTATCGGACGACTCACCGAAGGAACTGGGAGCCTGATTCAGGACTCCGATTACCTGGAAACCCTGGTTGCCCACCAGAATTCGCCGATCAATAGGGTCCTCGTAAAGGAACAGTTCCGCGGCCACATCCCTCCCCAGGATGGCCACCTGACGGGTGCGGGTGATATCGCCTTCAGTGAGGAATCTACCGTCGCCAAGCTCCGTGGCGCTAATCAGCAGGTACTCGGACATGGTGCCCACAATCTGCACGGTCGGCGCCGTTTTCTTATCCCGGTATTTGATCGTCTCGCCCCTCCGGCTGACCACGGCGGTGGCGGCGCGAATATTGGATGCTGTGCTCTGGAGGAAAAGGGCATCCTCGTACGTGAGGTCCTTACGCCGCGCATAGTGCATCCAGTTGTGGCCCACCACTACCGGCGGGAATTTCTGCACGACAAACGATTCGGAGCCCAGTGCACTCAGCTCCTCCTCCATAGCCCGATCGAAGCCCTCCACCACGCCCTGCATGCTGGTGATTGCCCATACTCCAATAACCACACCCAAAAGCGTCAGGCTGGAGCGGAGCTTGTGACTCAGGATGGAGCGAACCGCAATCTGAAAGAATTCCAGCATTATTCGAACCGCAATGCTTCAATGGGATCCAGTTTGGCGGCCTTGGTTGCCGGCCACAGCCCGAAGACCAACCCCACTACGACCACCACGCCAATCCCCAGGCCACCCCAGGCGGGCGGGATCCTTGCCATCAGGGGCGTAGCCCGCTCGATGATGATAGCCGCTCCCGATGCCAGTAAAAAACCTACTATGACCCCCAATGCCGAAACCGTCATACTCTCCACCAGGAACTGCCAGCGGATCGTACTCCGCCTGGCTCCCAAACTCTTGCGTATGCCAATCTCCATGGTACGCTCAGTGACGGTCACCAGCATAATATTCATGACCCCCACGCCGCCAACGATCAGGGCGATGCTCCCGATGCCGATGGCCACCATCCACAGCATGCGGGTGGCATTGTCATACAATTCCTGCAACGTGCTTTGCTGGTTAATGGCAAAATCGTTTTCCTCATCAGGGCGGAGCTTGCGGTAGCGCCGCATG
Protein-coding sequences here:
- a CDS encoding ABC transporter permease; the encoded protein is MLEFFQIAVRSILSHKLRSSLTLLGVVIGVWAITSMQGVVEGFDRAMEEELSALGSESFVVQKFPPVVVGHNWMHYARRKDLTYEDALFLQSTASNIRAATAVVSRRGETIKYRDKKTAPTVQIVGTMSEYLLISATELGDGRFLTEGDITRTRQVAILGRDVAAELFLYEDPIDRRILVGNQGFQVIGVLNQAPSSFGESSDNVVIIPITAYKKLYATSRRSMSSTGLFLRAWDTQSIDQAIDETVALMRVRRKVPLGEENDFEVLTAESIMSTMLDFTLYIRIAAIGIAGISLLVAGIGIMNIMLVSVMERTREIGTRKAVGARRRDILIQFLIEAVLLSEFGAIVGIILGAVTALTLAPVFDMPARVPPWAAIAALGYCSAIGIFFGLYPANKASKLDPIEALRYE